One part of the Bdellovibrio bacteriovorus genome encodes these proteins:
- a CDS encoding dehydrogenase → MKRTYRIAEISFGRPHWDAAYEFDFAGDHYEVQRFSANFSVDAVVRLIETLRNQVDAFALTSLPPVIKLDQKSYVHRQYLEIMATPSPVPLCDGTGLREMANINSLVKHIESGVIQPERGTFFPTAVLCTELEEYIRHRYRKSVYIGDAYSLLGLPWMIQPFPGLMTLSKLALNVANIKDMKRNTPLAQTKMQKISRSSLAAQVENVQYVFCDLPMLLLFDQATDFVRGKDLVIWSSHPAMEEEAKKYSPRSIINLFPENYRVHPYMNYSVLDAMLRLSHKRTAALSIEEWEQLITEDVEIRQVARKYVMTRNSSTQTKISQGFNAVRNKVFSQPEPDFAFVIHALSHNDFMHVPGLGVLKHMPKTWNDPFDRMAAKAPPFVYGHIKHIISESNGKEINGIIYALPATPKVLKNSDPEVIYRKIESICYDAANRGAKMIGLGAYTKIVGDQGITINQNSPIPVTTGNSLSASATLWALADVVQKMRLLKQDTDTGYVDGMAMVIGATGSIGKVSAKLLSMIFKRLCLVAPRLNRLEELRQEIQQMSPNCEVIITTDANELAADADVLVTATSAFDHKIVDVMRLKPGAVVCDCSRPLDFDIEDAKQRPDVLIIESGEVVLPGPVEMNFDMGLPGNTVYACLAETALLTLEGQYEPFTMGRDIEWHKVKQIYQMAKRHGVKLAAIQGHTGIITDKEIELTRELALSKRKK, encoded by the coding sequence ATGAAGCGTACGTATCGAATCGCTGAGATCAGTTTCGGACGCCCCCACTGGGATGCCGCCTATGAATTTGACTTTGCCGGGGACCACTATGAGGTTCAGCGCTTTAGTGCCAATTTTTCTGTCGATGCAGTCGTCAGACTGATCGAAACCCTGCGCAATCAGGTCGACGCGTTTGCCTTGACCAGTCTGCCGCCGGTGATCAAACTCGATCAGAAAAGCTACGTTCACCGCCAGTATCTGGAAATCATGGCCACACCTTCCCCGGTGCCTTTGTGTGACGGGACGGGTTTGCGTGAAATGGCCAATATCAATTCTCTGGTCAAGCACATCGAGTCCGGGGTCATTCAGCCTGAACGGGGAACCTTCTTCCCGACTGCCGTGCTTTGCACGGAGCTTGAAGAGTACATCCGTCACCGTTATCGCAAATCTGTCTATATCGGCGATGCTTATTCACTTTTGGGTCTGCCGTGGATGATTCAGCCGTTCCCGGGCCTGATGACGCTTTCAAAGCTGGCTTTGAATGTCGCCAACATCAAGGACATGAAACGCAATACTCCTCTGGCGCAGACCAAGATGCAGAAAATCAGTCGGTCTTCTTTGGCAGCCCAGGTTGAAAACGTGCAGTACGTTTTCTGTGATCTGCCGATGCTGCTTTTGTTTGATCAGGCGACGGATTTTGTGCGCGGTAAGGATCTGGTGATCTGGTCCTCGCATCCGGCAATGGAGGAAGAAGCCAAGAAATATTCCCCACGCAGTATCATCAATCTGTTCCCGGAAAACTACCGGGTGCATCCGTATATGAACTATTCGGTTCTGGATGCGATGCTGCGCCTGTCTCACAAACGCACCGCCGCTTTGTCCATTGAAGAGTGGGAGCAGTTGATCACTGAAGACGTCGAAATCCGTCAGGTCGCACGTAAATACGTGATGACTCGTAATTCGTCTACGCAGACAAAGATCTCTCAAGGGTTTAATGCGGTTCGAAACAAAGTGTTCAGCCAGCCTGAACCGGATTTTGCCTTTGTGATTCATGCGCTTTCTCACAATGACTTTATGCATGTGCCGGGACTGGGTGTGCTGAAGCATATGCCAAAGACCTGGAATGATCCGTTTGACCGAATGGCCGCGAAAGCGCCGCCGTTTGTTTACGGTCATATCAAGCACATCATCAGCGAAAGCAATGGCAAGGAAATCAACGGGATCATCTATGCCTTGCCAGCCACACCCAAGGTTCTTAAGAACTCGGACCCGGAAGTGATTTATCGCAAGATTGAAAGTATCTGTTATGATGCCGCCAATCGCGGGGCGAAGATGATCGGCCTTGGTGCTTACACGAAAATCGTGGGCGATCAGGGGATCACGATCAATCAGAACAGTCCGATTCCAGTCACCACCGGAAACAGTCTCAGTGCCTCGGCGACGTTGTGGGCTTTGGCCGATGTGGTTCAGAAGATGCGCCTGTTAAAGCAGGACACCGACACCGGCTATGTCGATGGCATGGCGATGGTGATCGGGGCGACGGGCTCTATTGGTAAAGTTTCAGCGAAACTGTTATCGATGATCTTTAAGCGTCTGTGTCTGGTGGCTCCACGCCTGAACCGTTTGGAAGAACTGCGCCAGGAAATCCAGCAGATGTCGCCGAACTGTGAAGTGATTATCACCACGGACGCCAACGAGCTGGCGGCGGATGCCGATGTGCTGGTGACGGCGACTTCGGCATTTGATCACAAGATCGTGGATGTGATGCGCTTAAAACCGGGCGCGGTGGTGTGTGATTGCTCGCGTCCGCTGGATTTTGATATCGAAGATGCCAAACAGCGTCCGGATGTTTTGATCATTGAATCCGGCGAGGTGGTTTTGCCGGGACCGGTGGAAATGAACTTTGACATGGGTCTTCCGGGAAACACTGTGTATGCGTGTCTGGCTGAAACGGCGCTGCTGACTTTGGAAGGTCAGTATGAGCCCTTCACCATGGGGCGCGATATCGAATGGCACAAAGTAAAGCAGATCTATCAGATGGCGAAACGCCATGGGGTCAAGCTGGCGGCGATTCAGGGGCACACCGGAATTATCACGGATAAGGAAATCGAACTGACCCGGGAACTGGCTTTGTCTAAAAGAAAAAAATAA
- a CDS encoding outer membrane lipoprotein-sorting protein, giving the protein MKTLLAISSLLFSLHALAENPAEWVKKADNIRNPAESYEMKIKVETSENTSVFQVYLKGQDKTLIVTKEPARDKGRNMLMLDRDFNAYVPNLKRSMRLSLAQKLSGQVANGDISRTRWYGDYDVTKESENANEVQLLLKGNKDNLTYAWVRLWLKKGTFAPLRAEYLGLNGKTVLKRASFEDYKSISGAVRPTTLKIEDTNKQISYIRILSMDKKDFSDSFFTVRNMESMK; this is encoded by the coding sequence ATGAAGACACTTTTGGCGATCAGCAGCTTGTTATTCTCTTTGCATGCCCTGGCGGAAAATCCCGCGGAATGGGTGAAAAAGGCGGACAATATCCGCAATCCTGCTGAATCCTATGAAATGAAAATCAAGGTTGAAACGTCTGAAAACACCTCGGTGTTCCAGGTTTATTTGAAAGGTCAGGATAAAACCCTGATCGTCACCAAAGAACCTGCCCGTGACAAGGGTCGCAACATGCTGATGCTGGATCGTGATTTCAACGCGTATGTTCCGAATCTGAAGCGTTCCATGCGTCTTTCTTTGGCGCAAAAGCTTTCCGGTCAGGTGGCGAACGGGGATATTTCCCGCACCCGCTGGTATGGTGACTATGATGTGACCAAAGAAAGCGAAAACGCCAACGAAGTTCAACTGCTTTTGAAGGGCAATAAAGACAATCTGACTTATGCGTGGGTTCGCCTGTGGCTTAAGAAAGGGACCTTTGCTCCGTTGCGTGCGGAATATCTGGGTTTGAATGGTAAAACGGTCCTGAAGCGCGCAAGCTTTGAAGACTATAAGAGCATCTCGGGCGCCGTCCGTCCGACGACTTTGAAGATCGAAGACACTAACAAACAAATCAGCTACATCCGTATTCTTTCCATGGACAAGAAGGACTTCAGTGACTCCTTCTTCACGGTCCGCAATATGGAGAGCATGAAATAA